The Anopheles merus strain MAF chromosome 2L, AmerM5.1, whole genome shotgun sequence genome has a segment encoding these proteins:
- the LOC121594001 gene encoding serine/threonine-protein kinase PRP4 homolog: MASREVISIASDDSDTEEDQSPHNKLSEQKHNSSSRKHKKHKRHKKSSKSEKGDKQHKPKKHKKHKRKHRGEEDDQESSSEGEHAKNGASAEPRKVEQTIRAKQSIDDDEHSDERHKRAEHVARSKNNGSTKDIVEKRKGHISTDPDKLVQMLTQNLEKRKEDVVSVESESDGTAVEDAPSPDVAVIEDDELNLEDLMRQKALLQARLGEYATDEEDDGQSKVSRAEMNSRERPVKKKKVDTNETVITIDGDSTPDDDKLRKKSSIVTNRMSRGNKEDVHVGQRGNNADADTKRSKDQQIHPAEARARQVERDRDRDRETRTRDDRRNREEDNYKRRMAEERYEREKARERDRERERDRERARARQRERDRSLERRRDRRGYSPRERSRERRSIERDRGRLGPIRMGSRDRFRGRSRSRDRDMRGGGTRMDRERDRERFRDRDRARDYGRGMQRNGRDGRAGGKGRKPDDDRFKDSLSEGLKQQKESSSESEIADIDIDDEEDEEKIIEKRRKEREALLKKLGVLNEDSNTMTEVEPPELKQVSMISTAPSSRNESRETTSQRAEDNDCDGTDQSLTPPIPNERKALMDKVERKPKESPEPPKDLDRQSKEPKTSAKENSKRPEWDMFAEQDIDSNFDSPGTVVANKQAHENPALTDNWDDAEGYYRVRIGEILDNRYVVANYTGQGVFSTVVKARDQARGNAFVAVKIIRNNEIMHKTGLRELEILKKLNDADPSDRYHCLRLYRHFFHKQHLCMVLEPLSMNLREVLKKYGKNVGLHIKAVRSYTQQLLLALKLLKKTGILHADIKPDNILVNENNLVLKLCDFGSASSITDNEITPYLVSRFYRAPEIILGLTYDYGIDMWSAGCSIYELYTGKILFSGQSNNQMLKCFMDLKGKIPNKLIRKGQFKDQHFDQNCNFLSHEIDKITEREKVVVVSMIKPTRDLQQELIAGQNLPDDQIRKVSQLKDLLDKVFALDPAKRISLNHALAHPFIQDKI, from the exons ATGGCGTCCCGGGAAGTGAT CAGCATCGCGTCTGATGATAGCGACACCGAGGAGGACCAGAGCCCACATAACAAATTGTCGGAACAAAAGCATAACAGCAGCTCCCGCAAACACAAGAAACACAAGCGGcacaaaaaatcatccaaatctGAGAAAGGGGACAAGCAGCACAAaccgaaaaaacacaaaaaacataaacggAAGCACCGTGGGGAGGAAGATGATCAAGAGAGTAGCTCCGAAGGCGAACATGCTAAAAACGGTGCTTCGGCGGAACCCCGTAAAGTAGAGCAAACGATTCGAGCAAAACAATCCATCGATGACGACGAGCATAGCGATGAGCGACATAAAAGAGCTGAGCATGTTGCGCGCTCGAAGAACAACGGCAGCACCAAGGACATAGTGGAAAAACGAAAAGGGCATATTTCAACCGATCCTGATAAACTGGTACAAATGTTGACGCAAAATCTGGAAAAGCGTAAAGAGGACGTAGTGTCGGTAGAAAGCGAAAGCGATGGTACCGCGGTAGAAGATGCTCCTAGTCCAGACGTTGCAGTCATTGAGGATGATGAGCTCAATCTGGAAGACTTAATGCGACAGAAAGCATTGCTACAAGCGCGCCTCGGTGAGTATGCAACCGATGAGGAAGATGACGGGCAAAGCAAAGTGTCAAGAGCCGAAATGAACTCCAGAGAACGGCcggtgaaaaaaaagaaggtcgATACCAACGAAACGGTCATCACGATTGACGGTGACTCGACGCCGGATGATGACAAGCTGCGGAAAAAGTCGTCGATTGTTACCAACCGCATGTCACGAGGTAATAAAGAGGATGTTCACGTAGGACAAAGAGGAAACAACGCGGATGCCGACACCAAGAGAAGTAAAGACCAGCAAATACATCCGGCGGAGGCACGTGCCCGTCAAGTTGAACGGGAccgcgatcgcgatcgtgaAACCAGAACCAGAGACGACCGCCGCAATCGAGAAGAGGATAATTACAAACGGCGTATGGCTGAAGAGCGATATGAACGGGAAAAGGCACGAGAACGAGACCGGGAACGGGAACGGGACAGGGAACGGGCTCGAGCTCGTCAACGGGAGCGAGATCGTTCACTGGAGAGACGACGTGATCGACGAGGATACTCTCCCCGTGAGAGAAGTcgagaaagacgttcgattgAGCGCGATCGTGGCCGCCTTGGACCTATAAGAATGGGTTCGCGTGATCGCTTTCGCGGCCGTAGTAGAAGCAGAGATAGGGATATGCGAGGTGGTGGAACAAGGATGGACCGGGAAAGGGATCGCGAGCGGTTCCGTGATAGAGACCGAGCTCGAGATTACGGTCGTGGCATGCAGCGAAATGGGCGCGATGGccgtgctggtggaaagggcCGTAAGCCAGATGACGATCGCTTTAAAGACTCGCTAAGTGAAGGACtaaagcaacaaaaagagTCAAGCAGTGAAAGTGAAATCGCAGATATTGATatcgacgacgaggaggacgaagaAAAGATTATTGAAAAAAGACGAAAAGAACGTGAAGCGCTGCTCaag AAACTGGGTGTGTTGAATGAAGACAGTAATACGATGACGGAAGTGGAGCCTCCCGAGCTTAAACAGGTCAGTATGATTAGCACAGCTCCGTCATCCCGTAACGAGAGCCGTGAAACTACTAGCCAGCGCGCAGAGGATAACGACTGCGACGGAACAGACCAATCGCTCACCCCACCGATACCGAACGAGCGGAAAGCCCTGATGGATAAGGTAGAACGTAAGCCGAAAGAATCACCCGAACCACCGAAAGATCTGGACAGGCAGAGTAAGGAaccaaaaacttctgcgaaaGAAAATTCTAAACGTCCCGAATGGGACATGTTTGCCGAACAGGACATCGACTCGAATTTCGACTCACCTGGCACAGTTGTGGCAAACAAACAGGCGCACGAGAATCCGGCCCTCACGGACAACTGGGACGACGCGGAAGGCTACTATCGTGTACGCATCGGTGAAATCTTGGACAACCGCTATGTGGTCGCTAACTACACTGGGCAAGGTGTGTTCAGTACGGTCGTGAAGGCGCGGGACCAGGCACGTGGTAACGCTTTTGTTGCTGTCAAAATCATTCGCAACAACGAGATCAT GCATAAAACGGGCTTGAGAGAACTGGAAATATTGAAGAAACTGAACGACGCTGATCCCAGCGATCGGTACCACTGTCTTCGCTTGTACAGACACTTTTTCCATAAGCAA CATCTGTGCATGGTTCTTGAGCCATTGTCAATGAACCTGCGCGAGGTGTTGAAAAAGTATGGCAAAAATGTAGGCCTGCATATTAAAGCAGTGCGCAGCTATACTCAACAGCTACTTCTTGCTCTGAAATTGTTGAAAAAGACGGGAATTCTTCATGCCGACATTAAACCGGATAACATTTTGGTGAACGAAAACAACTTGGTGCTTAAGCTGTGTGATTTTGGATCAGCATCTTCGATCACGGATAACGAAATTACACCGTACTTGGTTTCGCGGTTCTACCGTGCACCAGAAATTATTCTTGGCCTAACGTATGATTATGGTATCGACATGTGGTCGGCCGGCTGTTCGATCTATGAGCTGTACACGGGCAAGATACTGTTTAGTGGCCAGTCCAATAATCAAATGCTTAAATGTTTCATGGATCTGAAAGGCAAAATACCAAACAAGCTGATTCGCAAAGGACAATTCAAGGATCAACATTTCGACCAGAATTGCAACTTTCTATCTCACGAGATAGATAAAATCACCGAAAGG GAAAAAGTCGTGGTAGTGTCAATGATCAAACCAACGAGGGATCTGCAACAGGAATTGATCGCTGGTCAAAATCTTCCCGACGACCAGATACGGAAAGTGTCCCAGCTGAAAGACTTATTAGACAAAGTGTTTGCACTTGATCCTGCTAAAAGAATTTCATTGAATCATGCATTGGCTCATCCGTTCATTCAGGACAAGATCTGA
- the LOC121594000 gene encoding protein artichoke-like — MELCGVFLQRTAMLIAVLITGSFVLSNCATIPSTLNCIHNVARCKFVGASERILNDHQLPTYQLAISGYDGKSNITVSFIDSVLEYVPELVFASLPNVTDIQLTRTQTCILHERAFHGLEHVDAIMIAENPIQALPQTIFHGLYTLRTLKLIDIGLTTVASEWFRDLTLMDSLIVSNNRITTLEPNVFQYCPNIRDLDLSANLIESLPETVFDSLSDVESIKLDSNRLENAPENLFSNTGDLRTITLSNNSLTLISPILLRNLSNLEELNLRWNQIEDFQLLFFPSIQPFALDLRNNLLTYFDRTMLTVLENLDAIWLNNNRISGIAPDTFHDAVNTTLIELNDNYLEELPVELLAGLTHLRVFAASNNKIKSVPEELFLENLEVKEIHLSSNLIETFPSKFFAELPILEALYLDRNNLIEIQEDAFVDCPILRVIELSYNHLVSMPPRIFQKQQESIESLEAKANLLSSIEFVKNLKHLKTLNLEGNQVSELQGGEFNGSSNITHLMLAYNHLHRLSNESFQGLYNLQVLNLSNNTINYIDPDTFVGIRTLHELYLNGNDIASLPEDVFVSLVALEKLSLRDNGLEQISVRIIQNLPRLKHLDLSNNPIANIPDQFLQRNMNLERLSLNEVRLQRLSKKIIPEPKLMKYISLERCSIVEIDPEAFWLFGSVYSSEVYLRENELTILPKGLFRTSQMLSVLDLSFNRLTHLNPDTFASNSSLRELYLEGNNIRQLAAGDLAIFHSLKILNLRNNCIEWIPEGTFEGLDNLEILDIGYNKLTQLPLHVFANLINLQIISLGGMLLQSLDRDLFINQSNLEKVFLQDNMLYKLENDLFRNNVLMTHLSIANNSFASFPLHNYKQLNESLRFLHMSDNMIDSFIVTPALTELKASRNNISLILAMANVEPSLVNIDLSSNRLSSMEQLKDFKHLESLNVAHNPLVLFDFTQLGVFYKLNHFNASSLDVPSLNLTTDGMLLPTLTSLDLSNNGLLTVSVEFLRSFPRLASLYLQNNPLRDFNYQFFFEVLPSLSLLGLDP, encoded by the exons ATGGAACTTTGTGGTGTGTTTCT GCAACGGACGGCCATGCTGATCGCAGTTCTAATTACCGGGAGCTTTGTTCTGTCAAATTGTGCAACTATACCGTCAACTCTAAATTGTATTCACAACGTTGCAAGGTGCAAATTTGTCGGAGCTTCCGAGCGGATACTCAATGACCATCAGCTACCCACATACCAGCTGGCGATAAGTGGGTATGACGGGAAATCGAATATCACGGTTTCATTCATAGACAGTGTGCTGGAGTACGTCCCCGAATTGGTCTTTGCATCACTTCCAAATGTTACTGATATTCAGTTAACCAGGACGCAGACATGCATTCTGCATGAGAGAGCTTTTCACGGGTTAGAGCATGTTGACGCAATTATGATAGCAGAAAATCCAATACAGGCCCTGCCGCAAACCATCTTCCATGGATTATATACGCTACGAACACTAAAGCTTATCGATATCGGCCTGACAACAGTTGCTTCCGAATGGTTTCGTGATCTAACTTTGATGGATTCCTTGATCGTGTCAAACAATCGCATAACAACGTTAGAACCCAATGTGTTTCAATATTGTCCAAACATCCGGGATTTAGATTTATCAGCtaatttaattgaaagttTGCCAGAAACGGTATTTGATTCACTAAGTGATGTGGAGTCTATAAAACTGGATAGTAATCGCTTGGAGAATGCACCAGAAAATCTGTTCTCCAACACAGGCGATCTACGAACAATAACTCTCAGTAACAATTCCCTAACACTTATTTCGCCTATTTTACTGCGAAACCTAAGCAATCTAGAGGAGCTTAACTTGCGTTGGAATCAGATAGAAGATTTTCAGCTGCTGTTTTTCCCGTCGATTCAACCATTTGCCCTAGATCTGCGAAATAATTTGCTCACTTATTTTGATCGAACCATGCTCACTGTGCTAGAAAATCTTGATGCCATATGGCTCAATAATAATCGCATTAGTGGCATCGCGCCTGATACGTTTCATGACGCGGTCAACACGACGTTGATCGAACTCAATGATAACTATCTGGAAGAGCTACCAGTGGAGCTACTGGCTGGGCTCACCCATTTGCGGGTATTTGCGGctagcaataataaaataaagtcaGTCCCAGAGGAGCTATTCCTTGAGAATCTGGAGGTGAAGGAGATACACCTATCAAGCAATTTGATCGAAACTTTTCCATCGAAGTTTTTCGCCGAACTTCCCATCCTAGAGGCGTTGTATCTCGACCGAAACAACCTCATAGAGATACAGGAAGATGCTTTTGTGGATTGTCCGATTCTACGTGTTATAGAATTGAGCTATAATCACCTGGTCTCAATGCCAccgcgtatttttcaaaaacagcAAGAAAGCATTGAATCGCTTGAGGCCAAGGCTAACCTTTTGTCAAGTATAGAGTTTGTGAAAAACTTAAAGCATCTCAAAACCTTAAACCTTGAAGGAAACCAAGTGAGCGAGCTGCAGGGAGGAGAATTCAACGGCTCGTCCAATATAACTCATTTGATGTTGGCGTATAATCATTTGCATCGGTTGTCGAATGAAAGTTTCCAAGGTCTCTATAACCTACAGGTGTTAAACTTGTCAAATAATACAATTAACTATATCGACCCTGATACATTCGTCGGGATACGAACTCTTCATGAGCTTTATCTTAACGGAAATGATATAGCCAGCCTACCAGAAGATGTATTTGTTTCTCTGGTGGCGCTCGAGAAGCTTTCGTTGCGAGACAATGGGCTTGAACAGATTTCAGTCAGGATAATACAAAACCTACCTCGTCTAAAACACCTCGATCTATCTAACAATCCGATAGCAAACATTCCAGACCAATTTCTTCAACGGAACATGAACCTAGAACGACTGTCGTTAAACGAGGTACGCCTGCAGCGACTCAGTAAAAAAATTATACCCGAACCAAAGCTGATGAAATATATCAGCCTAGAAAGGTGCTCCATCGTAGAGATTGACCCGGAAGCATTTTGGTTGTTTGGTTCGGTGTACTCATCGGAGGTATATTTGCGCGAAAACGAGCTAACTATTCTTCCGAAAGGATTGTTCCGCACTTCTCAGATGTTGTCAGTGTTGGATTTGTCGTTCAATCGTCTCACTCATTTGAACCCGGATACTTTTGCTTCCAATAGCTCGTTGCGTGAGCTTTACCTGGAAGGTAACAATATTCGCCAGCTGGCGGCAGGAGATTTAGCCATTTTCCATAGCCTCAAGATACTGAACTTGAGAAATAACTGTATTGAATGGATTCCCGAAGGTACGTTCGAGGGGTTAGATAATTTGGAAATCCTGGATATAGGCTACAATAAGCTGACACAGCTACCGTTACATGTGTTTGCCAACCTGATCAACCTGCAAATCATTAGCCTTGGTGGAATGCTGCTGCAATCACTTGACAGGGACTTATTTATCAACCAGTCCAATCTAGAGAAGGTTTTTCTACAAGATAATATGTTGTATAAATTAGAGAACGATTTGTTTCGGAACAATGTTTTAATGACGCATTTGAGTATCGCCAACAATTCTTTCGCCAGCTTTCCATTGCACAATTATAAACAACTTAATGAATCTCTGCGTTTCCTTCACATGTCAGACAACATGATTGATTCTTTCATTGTTACACCGGCATTAACTGAGTTAAAGGCATCACGCAACAACATCTCACTCATTTTGGCAATGGCCAATGTGGAACCGTCTCTGGTTAACATCGACCTATCATCTAATCGGCTTTCTTCGATGGAACAACTCAAAGATTTTAAGCATCTGGAGTCATTAAATGTAGCTCATAATCCGCTAGTTCTGTTTGATTTTACACAACTAGGTGTGTTCTACAAGCTTAATCATTTCAACGCTTCCTCTTTGGATGTGCCATCGTTAAATCTAACAACCGATGGTATGTTGCTACCAACATTAACCAGCctagatttgtccaacaatgggttacttaCGGTATCGGTAGAATTTTTAAGAAGTTTTCCACGGCTTGCAAGTCTCTATCTTCAAAACAATCCCCTACGCGATTTTAATTATCAATTCTTCTTTGAAGTGTTGCCATCGTTAAGCCTTCTTGGACTAGACCCATGA